In the genome of Saccharomonospora viridis DSM 43017, one region contains:
- a CDS encoding PfkB family carbohydrate kinase codes for MTGRLVHTGQVVMDLVMRVDSVPETGGDVLASTTTLLPGGGFNVMAAAARDGAPVLYAGAHGTGRFGDQARAALRGEGITIAQPPAEDRDTGVCVVLVDDDGERTFVTGTGAEAGLPPELLRTVEVTPEDVLYLSGYSLLHESNRAALLGWLPDVSVAAVLLDPGPLVGQIPRDVLDTVLSKVDVLSCNARESRVLTGLADVGEAASALTDRLGSHAAVIVRDGPAGCVLAQQGTTRHIPGFPVTPVDTNGAGDTHCGVLAAALLGGADLAAAARRANAAAALSVLHHGPATAPHTPEIDAFLAGH; via the coding sequence ATGACCGGAAGACTCGTGCACACCGGCCAGGTCGTCATGGACCTGGTCATGCGCGTGGACTCCGTGCCCGAGACCGGCGGGGACGTACTCGCCTCGACCACCACGCTCCTGCCCGGCGGCGGCTTCAACGTGATGGCCGCCGCCGCCAGGGACGGTGCCCCCGTGCTCTACGCCGGAGCCCACGGCACCGGCAGGTTCGGCGACCAGGCACGTGCGGCGCTTCGCGGGGAGGGCATCACGATCGCCCAACCTCCGGCCGAGGACAGGGACACGGGGGTGTGCGTGGTCCTGGTCGACGACGACGGCGAACGCACGTTCGTCACCGGAACCGGAGCGGAGGCCGGGCTCCCACCCGAGCTGCTGCGCACCGTCGAGGTCACCCCGGAGGACGTGCTCTACCTCAGCGGCTACAGCCTCTTGCACGAGTCGAACCGCGCCGCACTGCTCGGCTGGCTTCCCGACGTGTCCGTGGCCGCGGTGCTGCTCGACCCGGGGCCGTTGGTCGGTCAGATCCCCCGGGACGTCCTGGACACGGTTTTGTCCAAGGTGGACGTCCTGAGTTGCAACGCGCGAGAGTCCCGCGTTCTGACCGGCCTCGCCGACGTCGGGGAAGCGGCGTCCGCGCTGACGGATCGACTCGGCTCCCACGCCGCGGTGATCGTGCGGGACGGACCGGCCGGTTGCGTGCTCGCCCAGCAAGGCACGACCCGGCACATCCCCGGATTCCCGGTCACCCCGGTCGATACCAACGGCGCGGGCGACACCCATTGCGGTGTGCTCGCGGCGGCCCTACTCGGCGGAGCCGACCTCGCCGCCGCCGCCAGGCGCGCGAACGCGGCGGCGGCGCTCTCCGTGCTCCACCACGGACCGGCCACCGCCCCGCACACCCCCGAGATCGACGCGTTCTTGGCCGGGCACTAG
- a CDS encoding purine-cytosine permease family protein: MTDTAVGGGKAAASTEGALETRGIEPVPESERHGHPMQLFWVWFAANISILGLPLGATLVAIQGLTFWQAVIVAVLGAVGSFAIVGVVSIAGRRGGAPGLTLSRAVFGVRGNAGPTLVSLISRLGWETVNTTTAAFALLSLFAIVFGTEANAKSAPVLTIVCIAVFVLLTVIVSGLGHRVLVAVQRWATWVFGALNIVVAVSLVTTVDWQAVGAATPASLGAMIAGVGTIAAGTGIGWANASADMSRYQSPSVRSSALIASAAAGAGIPLVLLISLGSLLSAGDPTLAEAGDPVAAIRDMLPAWMAVPYLIAAFGGLLLSNHLSVYSAGLTTLTLGIRTKRVYAVIIDVAVTFVGAIYFMLIADSFYTPFITFISLLAIPITAWVGVFLVDMIRRTRYDADGLMDMTRSSRYWYRGGVEPRALTAWALAIVAGYQFMTAGSDDDVWFTGVFADSWLGQNGLGWVITFVVAAGVYALFGGARVVEGDTR, from the coding sequence ATGACCGACACGGCGGTAGGCGGCGGCAAAGCGGCCGCGTCCACCGAAGGTGCGCTGGAGACTCGGGGGATCGAACCGGTACCCGAGTCCGAGCGCCATGGCCATCCGATGCAGCTGTTCTGGGTCTGGTTCGCCGCGAACATCTCGATTCTCGGCCTGCCGCTCGGCGCGACACTCGTCGCCATCCAAGGACTGACGTTCTGGCAAGCGGTCATCGTGGCCGTCCTCGGCGCGGTGGGCTCGTTCGCGATCGTCGGCGTGGTGTCCATCGCGGGACGCCGTGGCGGCGCACCGGGTCTGACGCTGTCCCGCGCGGTGTTCGGTGTCCGCGGCAACGCGGGACCCACCCTGGTGTCGCTGATCTCGCGGCTCGGGTGGGAGACGGTCAACACCACGACCGCGGCCTTCGCGCTGCTGTCGTTGTTCGCCATCGTGTTCGGCACCGAGGCGAACGCGAAGAGCGCACCTGTGCTGACCATCGTCTGCATCGCGGTGTTCGTCCTGTTGACCGTGATCGTGTCCGGACTGGGGCACCGGGTGCTGGTGGCCGTCCAACGGTGGGCCACCTGGGTGTTCGGCGCGCTCAACATCGTGGTCGCGGTGAGCCTGGTGACGACGGTGGACTGGCAGGCGGTCGGTGCGGCCACCCCCGCGTCGCTCGGTGCCATGATCGCCGGTGTCGGCACGATCGCCGCCGGGACCGGTATCGGGTGGGCGAACGCCTCGGCCGACATGTCCCGCTACCAGTCCCCCAGCGTGCGCTCGAGTGCGTTGATCGCCTCGGCGGCCGCGGGCGCCGGGATCCCGCTCGTCCTGCTGATCTCGTTGGGCAGTCTGCTCTCCGCGGGCGACCCGACCCTGGCCGAAGCCGGTGACCCGGTCGCCGCCATCCGGGACATGCTGCCCGCGTGGATGGCCGTCCCCTACCTCATCGCGGCCTTCGGTGGACTGCTGTTGTCGAACCATCTTTCGGTCTACTCGGCCGGGCTCACCACGTTGACGTTGGGCATCCGCACCAAACGCGTGTACGCCGTGATCATCGACGTGGCGGTGACGTTCGTCGGCGCGATCTACTTCATGCTGATCGCCGACAGCTTCTACACCCCGTTCATCACGTTCATCAGTCTGCTGGCGATCCCGATCACGGCGTGGGTCGGCGTGTTCCTGGTCGACATGATCCGCCGCACGCGCTACGACGCCGACGGGCTGATGGACATGACCCGCTCCAGCCGCTACTGGTATCGCGGCGGTGTGGAGCCACGGGCGCTCACCGCGTGGGCCCTCGCGATCGTCGCGGGTTACCAATTCATGACCGCGGGCTCCGATGACGACGTCTGGTTCACCGGGGTGTTCGCGGACAGCTGGCTCGGACAGAACGGCTTGGGCTGGGTGATCACCTTCGTCGTGGCCGCCGGTGTGTACGCGCTGTTCGGCGGTGCCCGTGTGGTGGAAGGTGACACACGATGA
- a CDS encoding ADP-ribosylglycohydrolase family protein, which yields MTQDVYDRALGALTGLALGDALGMPTQSMSREAIRTHYGPIRSLRDAVAAQPISPGLPAGTVTDDTEQAVLVARLLIDGEGRIDPKTFAKSLLDWESDMIRRGLADLLGPSTKRALELLEAGVAPEQAGKTGTTNGAAMRITPVAIATPPELDRLLDAVVAASELTHNTNLGIAAAAAVAAAVSAGIDGADLPTALDHAEHAAAAGARRGHWSAGGDIAARIRWARRWVRGMDTDTLADAVCDVIGTSVASQESVVAAFALAEALGDEPVEALTLAAELGGDTDTVAAICGAILGARHGASGLPRDLTTTVVEVNGLELEPVADGLLRLRSRPGTVQRRRRP from the coding sequence GTGACACAGGACGTCTACGACCGCGCGCTCGGCGCGCTCACCGGCCTCGCTCTCGGCGACGCGTTGGGCATGCCCACACAATCGATGTCACGGGAAGCGATCAGGACCCACTACGGTCCCATCCGGTCGCTACGCGACGCCGTGGCGGCCCAGCCGATCTCCCCCGGACTCCCCGCGGGAACGGTCACCGACGACACCGAACAAGCCGTCCTCGTCGCCCGGCTCCTCATCGACGGCGAAGGGCGGATCGACCCGAAGACCTTCGCCAAGTCGTTACTCGACTGGGAATCCGACATGATCCGCCGCGGCCTGGCCGACCTGCTCGGGCCCTCCACGAAACGAGCCCTCGAGCTCCTCGAAGCCGGGGTGGCTCCCGAGCAAGCCGGGAAGACGGGCACCACCAACGGTGCCGCCATGCGGATCACGCCCGTCGCCATCGCCACCCCACCGGAACTCGACCGGCTGCTCGACGCCGTGGTCGCCGCGAGTGAACTGACCCACAACACCAATCTCGGTATCGCCGCGGCCGCGGCCGTCGCCGCCGCGGTGTCCGCCGGCATCGACGGCGCCGACCTGCCGACCGCGCTCGACCACGCCGAACACGCGGCGGCCGCCGGGGCCCGACGTGGCCATTGGAGCGCCGGCGGTGACATCGCCGCGCGCATCCGCTGGGCCCGCCGCTGGGTTCGCGGTATGGACACCGACACCCTCGCCGACGCCGTGTGCGACGTGATCGGCACGTCGGTGGCCTCGCAGGAATCGGTCGTCGCGGCGTTCGCCCTCGCCGAGGCACTCGGCGACGAACCCGTGGAGGCGCTCACGCTGGCCGCCGAGCTCGGTGGCGACACGGACACGGTCGCCGCCATCTGCGGCGCCATCCTCGGCGCCCGACACGGGGCTTCCGGTCTTCCCCGCGACCTCACCACCACGGTGGTGGAGGTCAACGGGCTCGAACTCGAGCCTGTCGCCGACGGGCTGCTTCGGCTTCGCTCTCGGCCAGGCACGGTCCAACGAAGGAGACGTCCATGA